A section of the Dromaius novaehollandiae isolate bDroNov1 chromosome 6, bDroNov1.hap1, whole genome shotgun sequence genome encodes:
- the ZP4 gene encoding zona pellucida sperm-binding protein 4: MGAVGQAGILFSAIFFWELLGPLALVMEVQGGFFADPTMLACGQGNLQLTLPPGWEENASLVLTAWDTEGKAHAVQNDSSCGLWVSGMPDGSRKVSISYTGCYVFEWEGNYFMLVGIEGTNAAGQKVLHEEKLLRCPVDLPALDPPSSSVCSAVDSQDRLPCASMPISWGECEERGCCYNPRDRVKPCYYGNTVTAHCTPDGQFSIAVSRDATLPPIILESVHLASGHSAGCIPAVRNNVFVVYRFPLSACGTTFQVAGDQGIYENELVASRAVKTGNLGSITRDSTFRLHVRCSYSVSGNFIPMSVQVFTLPPLPAVSQSGPLSLEMRIALDESYRSYYTDSDYPVVKALRDPIYVEVQILQRMDPDLVLVLQHCWATPSIHPHQQPQWPVLVDGCPYKGDNYQTQLVPLSTASGLQFPSHYQRFALYTFTFVDSTSLQMLSGLVYLHCSASMCHQLIQESCTTICPAGARGKRSAEHHLQEGISHVTSKGPVILLQDQLRWETATNGLGAAVHAAAPWVLGFAAVATGAVLCVVLVAAVLRQRKMLVMHEIDVLQ, encoded by the exons ATGGGTGCAGTAGGGCAGGCTGGGATCTTGTTTAGTGCTATATTCTTCTGGGAGTTGCTTGGGCCTCTTGCTTTGGTCATGGAGGTTCAGGGTGGCTTTTTTGCTGATCCCACCATGCTGGCCTGTGGTCAAGGAAACCTGCAGCTCACCCTGCCCCCAGGCTGGGAGGAAAATGCTTCCCTTGTACTGACTGCTTGGG ATACAGAGGGGAAAGCACATGCTGTGCAGAATGATTCCAGCTGTGGTCTCTGGGTATCTGGGATGCCAGATGGCTCCAGGAAAGTGTCCATCTCCTATACTGGCTGCTATGTCTTTGAGTGG GAGGGCAACTACTTCATGCTGGTTGGGATTGAAGGGACAAATGCTGCTGGGCAAAAGGTTCTCCATGAAGAGAAGCTGCTCAGGTGCCCTGTGGACCTTCCTG CCCTGGATCCTCCAAGCAGTAGTGTCTGTTCTGCTGTTGACAGCCAAGATCGGCTGCCCTGTGCCTCTATGCCTATAAGCTGGGGAGAGTGTGAAGAGAGAGGCTGTTGCTACAATCCTAGGGACAGAGTGAAGCCTTGTTACTATGGTAACACAG TCACAGCTCATTGCACACCAGACGGCCAGTTCTCCATTGCAGTCTCTCGGGATGCAACTCTGCCACCCATTATTCTGGAGTCTGTGCATCTGGCCAGTGGACACAGTGCTGGCTGCATTCCTGCAGTGAGGAACAATGTGTTTGTTGTGTACCGGTTCCCGCTTTCTGCCTGTGGTACTACTTTTCAG GTAGCTGGAGATCAGGGCATATATGAGAACGAGTTGGTGGCATCTAGAGCTGTGAAGACTGGGAACCTTGGCTCCATCACTAGGGACAGCACTTTCAG GTTACATGTACGTTGCAGTTATTCTGTCAGTGGGAACTTCATCCCCATGAGTGTTCAGGTCTTCACACTGCCGCCACTCCCTGCTGTGTCCCAGTCTGGTCCTCTATCCTTGGAGATGCGCATTGCCTTGG ATGAAAGCTATAGATCCTACTATACTGACAGTGACTACCCTGTGGTGAAGGCTCTGAGAGACCCCATCTATGTGGAGGTGCAGATCCTCCAGAGGATGGACCCAGACCTGGTTCTTGtcctgcagcactgctgggccACTCCAAGTATTCATCCCCATCAACAGCCACAGTGGCCAGTCTTGGTGGATGG GTGTCCCTATAAAGGGGACAACTACCAGACACAGCTGGTGCCTCTCAGTACTGCCTCAGGACTACAGTTCCCTTCTCATTACCAGCGTTTTGCCCTCTACACATTCACATTTGTGGACTCTACTTCCCTGCAGATGCTGTCTGGGCTG GTGTACCTGCACTGCAGTGCCTCAATGTGCCACCAGTTGATACAGGAATCCTGTACCACCATCTGTCCTGCTGGAGCCA GGGGTAAAAGGAGTGCTGAACATCACCTCCAGGAGGGCATCTCCCATGTCACTAGCAAAGGCCCTGTGATTCTCCTCCAGGATCAGCTAAGATGGGAAACTGCCACGAATGGCCTTG GAGCGGCTGTGCATGCTGCAGCCCCTTGGGTTCTGGGCTTTGCTGCAGTGGCAACTGGGGCAGTTCTGTGTGTGGTGCTTGTGGCTGCTGTGCTGAGGCAAAGGAAGATGCTTGTAATGCATGAAATCGATGTACTGCAATAA